Proteins from a genomic interval of Rattus norvegicus strain BN/NHsdMcwi chromosome 2, GRCr8, whole genome shotgun sequence:
- the Kcna3 gene encoding potassium voltage-gated channel subfamily A member 3: MTVVPGDHLLEPEAAGGGGGDPPQGGCVSGGGCDRYEPLPPALPAAGEQDCCGERVVINISGLRFETQLKTLCQFPETLLGDPKRRMRYFDPLRNEYFFDRNRPSFDAILYYYQSGGRIRRPVNVPIDIFSEEIRFYQLGEEAMEKFREDEGFLREEERPLPRRDFQRQVWLLFEYPESSGPARGIAIVSVLVILISIVIFCLETLPEFRDEKDYPASPSQDVFEAANNSTSGASSGASSFSDPFFVVETLCIIWFSFELLVRFFACPSKATFSRNIMNLIDIVAIIPYFITLGTELAERQGNGQQAMSLAILRVIRLVRVFRIFKLSRHSKGLQILGQTLKASMRELGLLIFFLFIGVILFSSAVYFAEADDPSSGFNSIPDAFWWAVVTMTTVGYGDMHPVTIGGKIVGSLCAIAGVLTIALPVPVIVSNFNYFYHRETEGEEQAQYMHVGSCQHLSSSAEELRKARSNSTLSKSEYMVIEEGGMNHSAFPQTPFKTGNSTATCTTNNNPNSCVNIKKIFTDV, from the coding sequence ATGACCGTGGTGCCCGGGGACCACCTGCTGGAGCCAGAAGCGGCGGGAGGCGGCGGCGGGGACCCGCCTCAGGGAGGCTGTGTCAGTGGCGGCGGCTGCGACCGCTACGAACCGCTGCCGCCCGCGCTGCCCGCCGCGGGCGAGCAGGATTGCTGCGGGGAGCGCGTGGTCATCAACATCTCCGGGCTGCGCTTCGAGACACAGCTCAAGACCCTCTGCCAGTTCCCTGAGACGCTGCTAGGCGACCCCAAGCGGCGCATGCGATACTTCGACCCGCTCCGCAATGAGTACTTCTTCGACCGCAACAGACCCAGCTTCGACGCCATCCTCTACTACTACCAGTCCGGGGGCCGCATCCGCCGGCCGGTCAACGTGCCCATCGACATCTTCTCCGAGGAGATCCGCTTCTACCAACTGGGTGAGGAGGCTATGGAGAAGTTCCGTGAGGACGAGGGCTTCCTGCGGGAGGAGGAGCGACCTCTGCCCCGCCGTGACTTCCAGCGCCAGGTGTGGCTGCTCTTCGAATACCCCGAGAGCTCCGGGCCGGCCCGGGGCATTGCCATCGTGTCAGTGCTGGTCATTCTCATCTCCATTGTCATCTTCTGCTTGGAGACACTACCCGAGTTTCGCGACGAGAAGGACTATCCCGCCTCTCCGTCGCAGGACGTGTTTGAGGCTGCCAACAACAGCACGTCGGGGGCCTCCTCTGGAGCCTCCAGCTTCTCGGACCCCTTCTTCGTAGTGGAGACCCTGTGCATCATCTGGTTCTCCTTTGAGCTGCTGGTGCGATTCTTTGCTTGCCCCAGTAAAGCCACCTTCTCCAGAAATATCATGAACCTGATAGACATTGTAGCCATCATCCCTTATTTTATTACTCTGGGCACTGAGCTGGCTGAGCGACAGGGTAATGGGCAGCAGGCTATGTCACTGGCCATCCTGAGGGTCATCCGCCTAGTAAGGGTCTTCCGCATCTTCAAGCTCTCCCGCCATTCTAAGGGGCTGCAGATCCTGGGACAGACACTGAAGGCTTCCATGCGAGAGCTGGGGCtgctcattttcttccttttcattgggGTCATCCTTTTCTCCAGTGCAGTCTACTTTGCTGAGGCAGACGACCCTTCTTCGGGTTTTAACAGTATCCCGGATGCCTTCTGGTGGGCCGTGGTAACCATGACAACTGTCGGTTATGGTGATATGCACCCAGTGACCATAGGAGGCAAGATTGTGGGCTCTCTTTGTGCCATCGCAGGTGTCTTGACCATTGCATTGCCGGTTCCTGTGATTGTTTCCAACTTCAATTACTTCTACCACCGGGAGACAGAAGGGGAAGAGCAAGCCCAGTACATGCACGTGGGAAGCTGCCAGCACCTCTCCTCTTCAGCAGAGGAGCTCCGAAAAGCCCGGAGTAACTCCACTCTGAGTAAGTCGGAGTATATGGTGATCGAAGAGGGGGGTATGAACCACAGCGCCTTCCCCCAGACCCCCTTCAAAACGGGCAACTCCACTGCCACTTGCACCACCAACAATAATCCCAACTCCTGTGTCAACATCAAAAAGATATTCACTGATGTCTAA